The proteins below are encoded in one region of Levilactobacillus namurensis:
- the tsaB gene encoding tRNA (adenosine(37)-N6)-threonylcarbamoyltransferase complex dimerization subunit type 1 TsaB → MKILAIDTSNRPLSVAVLEDATVLAAITVTVHQKHAEYLLPEIERLLAMADLKPTDLDRVVVAAGPGSYTGIRIAVTTAKTLAATLNLDLVAVSSLATLAANIPVEGALVAPMFDARNQNVFAGLYRIKAGVPHPVIADAHVNVTAFLKAVGEYAEPIWFLGDAAHFDDLIHTTISAATPAVSPWLNLPQVATIGLLGQHRTPVQDVDRFVPNYLRLTQAEAEWRAKNPGEDNTSYVEKV, encoded by the coding sequence ATGAAGATTTTAGCAATTGATACATCGAATCGGCCGTTAAGTGTCGCCGTCTTGGAGGACGCGACGGTCTTAGCTGCGATTACGGTGACGGTCCATCAAAAACACGCGGAGTACCTCTTGCCCGAGATTGAGCGGCTCCTGGCTATGGCGGACTTAAAGCCAACGGACCTTGACCGGGTCGTGGTCGCCGCGGGTCCTGGATCTTACACGGGAATCCGCATTGCGGTCACCACGGCAAAGACCTTGGCGGCAACGTTAAACCTTGATTTGGTCGCCGTCTCCAGTCTGGCGACCTTAGCGGCGAATATCCCAGTCGAAGGGGCGCTGGTTGCCCCCATGTTTGACGCGCGCAACCAAAACGTCTTTGCGGGCCTGTACCGCATCAAAGCCGGGGTGCCCCATCCCGTGATTGCGGACGCGCACGTTAACGTCACGGCCTTCTTAAAGGCTGTGGGAGAATACGCGGAACCGATTTGGTTCTTAGGGGATGCCGCCCACTTTGACGACCTGATTCACACCACCATTTCGGCGGCCACACCGGCAGTCAGCCCCTGGTTGAACTTGCCGCAGGTCGCCACGATCGGGCTGTTGGGCCAACACCGGACGCCCGTCCAAGATGTCGACCGTTTTGTGCCCAACTATCTGCGCTTGACGCAGGCGGAAGCCGAATGGCGGGCGAAGAACCCTGGGGAGGACAACACATCCTATGTTGAAAAAGTTTAA
- a CDS encoding cyclic-di-AMP receptor, with protein MKLLIAIIQDKDANRLSNQFIDHDFRATRLSTTGGFLKSGNTTFMLGVDDERVEEVLELIKTTSHTRQQFMAPPVNLDAQLDNTSSYPVEVQVGGATVFVLPVDQFHQF; from the coding sequence ATGAAGTTACTTATTGCGATTATTCAAGACAAAGATGCGAACCGGTTGAGCAACCAGTTTATCGACCATGACTTTCGTGCCACGCGGTTATCAACCACTGGCGGGTTCTTAAAGTCTGGGAACACCACGTTTATGCTGGGGGTGGACGATGAGCGGGTCGAAGAGGTCTTGGAATTGATCAAGACCACCAGCCACACCCGGCAACAGTTTATGGCACCACCAGTCAATCTGGATGCCCAGTTGGACAACACCTCATCGTATCCGGTGGAAGTTCAAGTCGGCGGCGCTACTGTCTTCGTCTTACCCGTTGACCAGTTCCACCAGTTCTAG
- the rsmI gene encoding 16S rRNA (cytidine(1402)-2'-O)-methyltransferase — protein MERQRSFQKAATGRLYLVPTPIGNLDDMTFRAVKTLQDADLIAAEDTRNTQKLLNHFEITTKQISFHEHNTQERIPQLLAKLQAGAQIAQVSDAGMPSISDPGHELVVACAQAGIPVVPLPGANAGLTALIASGLAPQPFYFYGFLDRKPKDQRAEIAELEERPETLIFYEAPHRLKKTLANLASGLGADRPAVLCRELTKRYEEFLRGSLAELADWAATDQVRGEFVVLVSGNPHPTSETPTVDLSEPVTVQVDRLIAAGEKPNAAIKEVANLRQMKKQEVYRIYHHLDQEDAEK, from the coding sequence ATGGAACGACAACGGAGTTTTCAGAAGGCGGCAACGGGGCGGTTGTACCTGGTGCCCACGCCCATCGGCAACTTGGACGACATGACGTTTCGGGCCGTCAAGACCTTGCAGGACGCAGACCTGATTGCGGCCGAGGATACGCGGAACACGCAGAAGCTCTTGAACCATTTTGAAATCACCACCAAGCAGATTAGCTTTCACGAGCACAACACCCAAGAACGGATTCCACAATTATTAGCGAAACTGCAAGCGGGGGCGCAAATTGCCCAAGTCAGCGACGCCGGAATGCCATCCATCAGTGACCCCGGCCACGAACTGGTCGTAGCTTGCGCTCAGGCGGGAATCCCCGTGGTTCCCTTACCGGGGGCCAACGCCGGGCTGACCGCCCTGATTGCCTCGGGACTGGCGCCCCAACCCTTCTACTTCTACGGGTTCTTGGACCGTAAGCCCAAGGATCAACGGGCGGAAATCGCGGAGTTGGAAGAGCGGCCGGAAACGCTGATCTTTTATGAGGCACCGCACCGCTTGAAGAAGACGTTGGCTAACCTAGCCAGTGGCTTGGGCGCTGACCGTCCGGCGGTTCTCTGCCGGGAACTGACTAAGCGTTACGAAGAATTCTTGCGGGGAAGCTTGGCAGAGCTTGCCGATTGGGCCGCCACGGATCAGGTCCGCGGGGAGTTCGTGGTCTTGGTTAGCGGGAATCCGCACCCGACCAGCGAGACGCCCACGGTGGACTTGAGTGAGCCCGTTACGGTGCAAGTGGACCGGCTGATTGCCGCCGGTGAGAAGCCTAACGCCGCCATCAAGGAAGTGGCGAACTTGCGCCAGATGAAGAAACAGGAAGTTTATCGCATTTATCACCATTTAGATCAGGAGGATGCGGAAAAATGA
- the rimI gene encoding ribosomal protein S18-alanine N-acetyltransferase translates to MLKKFKTWYKNVFGSQREIAREEALGVKNHQVTIKDVSYFVAKAMFTDIPEMIEIERAVYAGKAPWDSTAFANELRRDKDRLYLVIRRNDQLLAFIGSTFDERTQDAHITNIAVLPDYQGRGLGRFLMNIMIKKARHLNYRTVSLEVRVSNRQAQELYRDLQFEQTGIKRGYYFGDHEDAADMVLDLPATAPAEVEE, encoded by the coding sequence ATGTTGAAAAAGTTTAAAACTTGGTATAAAAATGTTTTTGGAAGTCAACGGGAGATTGCCCGAGAAGAAGCCTTGGGGGTCAAGAACCATCAGGTGACCATCAAGGACGTCAGTTATTTCGTGGCCAAGGCCATGTTTACGGATATCCCCGAGATGATCGAAATTGAGCGAGCCGTGTACGCGGGCAAGGCCCCGTGGGATTCCACGGCCTTCGCTAATGAACTGCGACGGGATAAGGACCGGCTGTACCTGGTGATTCGCCGGAACGACCAACTGCTGGCGTTTATCGGCAGTACGTTTGACGAACGCACCCAAGACGCGCACATCACGAACATTGCCGTCTTGCCCGACTATCAAGGACGGGGCTTAGGACGGTTCCTGATGAATATTATGATCAAAAAAGCCCGGCATCTGAACTACCGGACGGTCAGTCTAGAGGTGCGGGTCTCGAACCGTCAAGCCCAAGAACTGTACCGGGACCTGCAATTCGAGCAGACCGGGATCAAGCGCGGATACTACTTCGGCGATCACGAGGACGCGGCGGACATGGTCTTAGACCTGCCAGCGACGGCCCCCGCTGAAGTGGAGGAATAG
- a CDS encoding cellulose biosynthesis cyclic di-GMP-binding regulatory protein BcsB — translation MVVCLGLLVSQPAQAAKLKTYTQPFQNTTTSLSGQSVAMNTYFIKMDYWRVKQVTLNLNFQISQLSDRQLSDITVSVNDVKFASFRPKRQTGLQTKSIKIPLRLIQGQNNLRISGQILNTAGKRDYRLGQTPANWLTVDSHSSVNFQYQLMPPTKAIKSFYDHFSGPDTIANRNSVIRTPAQATNAELAASMVVLTGESRVITTENQQIPVTTLADKTVNAADYQVVVGRYQHLPQRFQRLIKRQDLQNQGQIRFIHSQGRYYLIVTALTDRLLTKTAKFVANQELMQETQTASEAVTDQTQTFTSALHYQGRYQLTDTTDKLVGSGHQERSYFVSLPVDRNNADGSQITLHLRYAKNLDFKSALATVYVNDTAVGSRHLTARRADNDTFTVTLPKGMALGHSFTVRVALDLPVQQPANSTNQETPWASIESDSVAAIKSAPGNDLLFSNYPNLFLKNSTYDNLVVVRPKTMTTTDYATLTNIFNLIGNYAQSNQGRIRLYDHQPSADVLKHANVIAFGSAKQNPLVNRLNSHLYFQYNQARTGLLSNEKLSIERLYGQQIGTAQLLRSPYNAKKGLLVVTGASAEATYLASTQINYQRNIAQYSGDAIVVDPDNNHFGYRFKKNKLIDRQLNTRAVLSRHSQLLLYLGIALAMVVLITVTLILLLGKHGRLHRRPKTAKSTSHSHKRRRHHGN, via the coding sequence ATGGTGGTCTGTTTAGGTCTGCTGGTCAGTCAGCCGGCCCAAGCGGCCAAGCTCAAGACCTACACGCAACCGTTCCAGAACACGACCACCAGTCTGTCGGGACAGTCGGTGGCCATGAACACCTACTTCATCAAGATGGATTACTGGCGGGTGAAGCAGGTCACGTTGAACCTGAACTTCCAGATTTCACAGCTCAGTGACCGCCAATTGTCCGACATCACAGTGTCCGTGAACGACGTGAAGTTTGCCTCGTTTCGGCCCAAGCGGCAGACGGGCTTGCAGACCAAGTCCATCAAGATTCCGCTGCGGTTGATTCAGGGACAAAACAACCTTAGAATCAGTGGCCAGATCTTAAACACGGCGGGCAAACGGGACTATCGTTTGGGCCAGACGCCGGCGAATTGGTTAACGGTCGACAGTCATTCCAGCGTGAACTTTCAGTACCAGTTGATGCCGCCGACTAAGGCCATCAAGTCGTTTTACGACCACTTCTCGGGGCCAGACACGATTGCGAACCGCAATTCGGTGATTCGGACACCGGCGCAAGCGACCAATGCGGAATTGGCCGCCAGCATGGTGGTCTTGACCGGGGAGTCGCGGGTGATCACCACGGAGAACCAGCAGATTCCCGTGACCACGCTAGCGGATAAGACCGTCAATGCGGCGGATTACCAGGTCGTGGTGGGGCGCTACCAGCACCTTCCCCAGCGGTTCCAACGGTTGATCAAGCGACAGGATCTCCAAAATCAAGGCCAGATTCGCTTTATTCACAGTCAGGGGCGGTATTACCTGATTGTCACGGCCTTGACGGATCGCTTGTTGACCAAGACGGCGAAGTTCGTCGCCAACCAAGAATTGATGCAGGAGACCCAGACGGCTAGTGAAGCCGTGACCGACCAGACGCAGACTTTTACGTCAGCGCTTCATTACCAGGGCCGTTACCAGTTGACCGATACTACGGATAAACTGGTGGGGAGCGGTCATCAGGAACGCAGTTACTTTGTCAGTCTCCCGGTCGACCGGAACAACGCTGACGGTTCCCAGATTACGCTGCACCTGCGGTATGCGAAGAACCTGGACTTTAAGAGTGCGTTGGCCACGGTCTACGTCAACGATACCGCCGTCGGGAGTCGCCATCTCACGGCGCGTCGAGCGGACAATGATACCTTTACGGTCACCCTGCCTAAGGGGATGGCGTTGGGACATAGCTTCACGGTCCGGGTGGCGTTAGACCTTCCCGTCCAACAACCGGCGAATAGCACGAATCAGGAGACGCCGTGGGCCAGCATTGAATCCGACTCGGTGGCGGCCATCAAGTCGGCTCCCGGCAACGACCTTTTGTTTAGTAACTATCCGAACTTATTCTTAAAGAATTCAACGTACGATAATCTGGTAGTGGTACGGCCGAAGACCATGACCACCACTGATTACGCGACGTTGACCAACATCTTCAACCTGATTGGCAATTATGCCCAGAGTAATCAGGGGCGGATTCGGCTCTACGACCATCAGCCCAGCGCCGACGTCTTGAAGCACGCTAACGTGATTGCGTTTGGGTCGGCTAAGCAGAATCCGCTGGTCAACCGGCTGAATTCCCACTTATATTTCCAGTACAACCAGGCGCGCACCGGGTTACTTTCGAACGAAAAGCTCAGCATCGAACGGTTATACGGGCAACAGATTGGGACGGCCCAACTATTGCGGTCGCCGTACAATGCCAAGAAAGGCTTGTTGGTGGTCACGGGAGCCAGCGCGGAAGCGACCTACTTGGCCTCCACGCAGATCAACTATCAACGCAACATCGCGCAGTATTCCGGGGACGCCATCGTGGTCGACCCGGACAACAACCACTTTGGGTACCGCTTCAAGAAGAACAAGTTGATCGACCGGCAGCTGAACACCCGGGCGGTCCTGAGCCGGCATTCCCAGCTGTTGCTTTATCTGGGCATCGCGTTAGCCATGGTGGTCTTGATCACCGTGACGCTGATTCTATTGTTGGGGAAGCATGGTCGCTTGCACCGACGCCCTAAGACGGCTAAGTCGACCAGTCATAGTCATAAGAGGAGGCGGCATCATGGAAACTAA
- the tsaD gene encoding tRNA (adenosine(37)-N6)-threonylcarbamoyltransferase complex transferase subunit TsaD codes for MSPTSKRNLILAFESSCDETSVAVIEDGHQILSNIVATQIKSHQRFGGVVPEVASRHHIEEITICIKDALAEANVTYDDLDAVAVTYGPGLVGALLIGVTAAKTVAFAHHLPLIPVNHMAGHIYAARYVEPIEFPAMALLVSGGHTELVYMPAENQFEIIGETRDDAAGEAYDKVGRVMGVNYPAGKTVDEWAHQGHDTFNFPRAMDKDDNFDFSFSGLKSAFINTTHHADQVGETLDKHDLAASFQQAVVDVLADKTLRALKQYPVHQLILAGGVAANHGLRERLDAELAAVPGTRLVKAPLKLCGDNAAMIGAFAEVAYRHQVFADATLNADPSLEFDWVADPVK; via the coding sequence GTGAGTCCAACGAGTAAGCGAAATTTAATTCTGGCATTTGAGTCAAGTTGTGACGAAACCAGTGTGGCCGTCATCGAAGACGGTCATCAGATTCTGTCGAACATCGTGGCGACCCAGATCAAGAGTCACCAACGGTTCGGGGGCGTGGTCCCCGAGGTCGCGAGTCGCCACCATATCGAAGAGATCACCATCTGCATCAAGGATGCCTTGGCTGAGGCCAACGTCACCTATGATGATTTGGACGCCGTTGCGGTGACCTATGGACCGGGGCTGGTCGGTGCCCTGTTGATTGGGGTCACGGCTGCCAAGACGGTGGCTTTTGCCCATCATTTACCGTTGATTCCCGTCAACCATATGGCGGGCCACATCTATGCGGCCCGGTACGTGGAACCCATCGAGTTCCCCGCGATGGCCTTGTTGGTCTCCGGAGGACACACGGAACTGGTCTACATGCCAGCTGAGAATCAATTTGAAATCATCGGGGAGACCCGTGATGACGCTGCCGGTGAGGCCTACGATAAGGTCGGCCGGGTCATGGGCGTCAACTATCCGGCCGGTAAGACGGTCGACGAGTGGGCCCATCAAGGCCACGATACGTTTAATTTCCCTCGGGCGATGGATAAGGATGATAACTTCGACTTTAGCTTTAGCGGGTTGAAGAGTGCCTTCATCAACACCACCCACCACGCGGATCAAGTGGGGGAGACCCTTGACAAGCACGACTTAGCGGCTAGCTTCCAGCAGGCTGTGGTGGATGTCTTGGCGGACAAGACGTTGCGGGCGCTCAAGCAGTATCCGGTTCACCAACTGATCCTTGCCGGGGGGGTTGCGGCCAACCATGGTCTGCGGGAACGGTTAGACGCCGAACTGGCAGCGGTCCCCGGGACCCGGTTGGTTAAGGCGCCGTTAAAGCTCTGTGGCGATAACGCCGCCATGATTGGGGCGTTTGCGGAAGTCGCTTACCGCCACCAGGTCTTTGCGGACGCCACTTTGAATGCTGACCCTAGTCTGGAATTCGACTGGGTCGCTGATCCAGTTAAGTAA
- a CDS encoding DNA replication initiation control protein YabA, translated as MDKQAVYDQLKVIKEQLDQTATQFTDLQAELTQVFEQNAELEIENQHLRDLLRELQKTLPEAPETQQGLSKSRQILEKLYEEGFHVCREFYGTRRKQDEECAFCLEVIYRDQ; from the coding sequence TTGGATAAACAAGCCGTTTACGACCAATTGAAGGTAATCAAGGAACAACTTGATCAGACCGCCACGCAATTTACTGATTTGCAGGCGGAACTGACGCAGGTGTTCGAACAGAATGCGGAACTTGAGATTGAAAACCAACATCTGCGGGACCTCTTGCGGGAACTCCAAAAGACCTTGCCTGAGGCCCCGGAGACCCAACAGGGCTTATCCAAGTCACGACAGATTCTGGAAAAACTCTACGAGGAGGGCTTTCACGTGTGTCGGGAGTTCTACGGGACGCGCCGCAAGCAGGATGAAGAGTGTGCGTTTTGTTTAGAAGTTATTTATCGCGATCAATAG
- a CDS encoding acyl-[acyl-carrier-protein] thioesterase codes for MSAQTYTEPHRVVYYEADDTGHLTVAMLINLLVLVSDDQSSALGMDTQFINSLGVGWVVTQYHLQITRLPKLGDQVTLKTKATAYNRYFAYREYWLMDAQGETLAYAEGIWVTMSYATRKIATIPTELMAPYESDQTNRLPRLPRPERLDPAATTVVKPYTVRYFDIDNNGHVNNAHYFDWLLDTLPAEFLRTHRPTDIRIRFENEVKYGHQVASEVVPTATKTQHQIKVGNTIAALATVAWTTD; via the coding sequence ATGAGTGCTCAAACCTATACGGAACCGCACCGGGTGGTCTACTACGAAGCGGACGACACGGGACATCTGACGGTCGCCATGCTGATCAACCTCTTGGTGCTGGTCTCGGATGACCAGAGCAGTGCGTTGGGGATGGATACCCAGTTCATCAACAGCTTGGGGGTCGGCTGGGTCGTGACCCAGTACCACCTCCAGATCACACGGTTGCCCAAGTTAGGGGACCAGGTGACGCTAAAGACTAAGGCGACGGCCTATAACCGGTACTTCGCTTACCGAGAATACTGGTTAATGGACGCTCAGGGCGAAACGCTGGCCTACGCGGAAGGTATCTGGGTCACCATGAGTTACGCGACCCGCAAGATTGCCACGATTCCGACCGAGTTGATGGCGCCGTATGAGAGTGACCAGACCAACCGGTTACCCCGGCTGCCCCGGCCGGAACGGTTAGATCCAGCGGCGACCACGGTGGTCAAGCCCTACACGGTCCGGTACTTCGATATCGATAATAACGGCCACGTGAACAACGCCCATTACTTCGACTGGTTGTTGGACACCTTACCGGCCGAGTTCTTACGGACCCACCGGCCAACGGACATTCGCATTCGTTTCGAAAATGAAGTGAAGTACGGTCACCAAGTGGCCAGTGAAGTGGTGCCGACCGCAACCAAAACGCAGCACCAGATCAAGGTCGGCAACACGATTGCGGCCTTAGCCACGGTCGCTTGGACCACCGATTAG
- a CDS encoding GGDEF domain-containing protein: METNGHESWWTDLYLIAFLFCLCGLALGMGATRTDYLLVNTVLLGVTMLLILFTYFWGLVTGLLLNLGFIFLQVILVIYENQVHHQLLPWVLAYWLFVPLLLSLSFHGLTAHARKLQAQNAKLQSDLVARGAFDEETNLRTMVSYIEDTAVFTETNRRFDLPVTTMIIRIRYFQEMRSMISDTQMRELLKLVSHTVKQAMRTNDITYLIDRENPTWSVLLFTNADGATIAANRIKQQFTKALAADNLLATLDVRLVVGVASWDGEKMKTPYDLMNAGIKETEYDV; this comes from the coding sequence ATGGAAACTAACGGACATGAGAGCTGGTGGACGGACCTCTACCTGATTGCCTTTCTGTTCTGCCTCTGTGGCCTAGCCTTAGGGATGGGGGCCACCCGGACGGATTACCTCTTGGTCAACACGGTGTTGTTAGGGGTGACCATGTTGTTGATTCTGTTCACCTACTTCTGGGGCTTGGTCACCGGGCTGTTGCTGAACTTGGGCTTTATCTTCTTACAAGTCATTCTGGTGATTTATGAAAACCAGGTTCACCATCAGCTCTTACCCTGGGTCCTGGCGTATTGGTTATTCGTGCCACTGTTACTGTCGTTGTCGTTCCACGGACTGACGGCCCACGCACGGAAGCTCCAAGCGCAAAATGCGAAGTTACAGAGTGACCTGGTGGCGCGGGGAGCGTTCGATGAGGAGACCAATTTACGGACCATGGTGTCCTACATTGAAGACACGGCGGTCTTTACGGAAACCAACCGGCGTTTCGACCTACCCGTCACCACCATGATCATTCGAATCCGGTATTTCCAAGAAATGCGCAGTATGATCAGTGACACGCAGATGCGTGAATTACTGAAGCTGGTGTCCCACACGGTGAAGCAGGCCATGCGGACCAACGACATCACCTATCTGATTGACCGGGAGAATCCGACCTGGTCGGTGCTGCTCTTCACGAACGCGGACGGGGCGACGATTGCGGCGAACCGAATCAAGCAACAGTTCACCAAGGCCCTGGCTGCCGATAACTTACTGGCCACCCTCGACGTCCGGCTAGTCGTGGGCGTCGCCAGTTGGGACGGCGAAAAGATGAAGACGCCGTACGACCTGATGAACGCGGGTATCAAGGAAACGGAATACGATGTGTAG
- the holB gene encoding DNA polymerase III subunit delta': MTEETPIATAQRLQPQLVAHFMHLIADHRLAHAYLFNGMDGTGRQALAETVALRLFCQSVGADGRPCGQCPECRRIMAGDHPDVVKVVPDGQRIKVDQVRYLKSEFTKSAVEGNQKIFIIDQMERMTTGAANSLLKFIEEPVGNTVALLLTANKNLILPTILSRTQIVDLLPVPASKLATALEAAGVAPSQRYLLATLTESVTAANDLVADDWLGTAQTSIEHWFTACCQGDERAFVRVQTELVPLAANRDRQRLVLDMIVQIWHDALRQRSQEVAAADLAYPQVAQASRQIAQRLPTDRLLAILTLTLDTPGQLAGNLNFQNILEALTLEILTQIAR; the protein is encoded by the coding sequence ATGACCGAAGAGACACCGATAGCGACCGCTCAGCGACTCCAGCCGCAGTTGGTCGCACACTTCATGCACCTGATTGCTGACCACCGCTTGGCTCACGCCTATTTGTTCAACGGCATGGACGGTACCGGGCGGCAGGCCCTCGCAGAGACCGTCGCGTTGCGGCTATTCTGCCAGAGCGTCGGGGCGGATGGCCGTCCGTGCGGGCAATGTCCCGAGTGTCGGCGAATCATGGCGGGTGACCATCCGGACGTAGTCAAGGTCGTTCCCGATGGTCAACGCATCAAGGTCGACCAGGTCCGGTACCTGAAGTCGGAGTTCACCAAGAGTGCCGTGGAAGGTAACCAGAAGATTTTTATCATTGACCAGATGGAGCGAATGACCACCGGTGCCGCCAACAGTCTCTTGAAGTTCATTGAAGAGCCGGTGGGCAATACCGTGGCGCTCCTTTTGACCGCCAACAAAAACTTGATTCTGCCCACGATTCTGTCCCGGACGCAGATTGTCGACCTCTTACCCGTGCCGGCCAGCAAATTAGCCACGGCCCTCGAGGCCGCCGGGGTCGCGCCCAGTCAGCGGTACCTCTTAGCTACTTTGACTGAGAGTGTGACCGCTGCCAATGACTTGGTAGCCGATGACTGGTTGGGGACGGCGCAGACCAGTATTGAGCACTGGTTTACGGCCTGTTGCCAGGGGGATGAACGGGCCTTTGTACGGGTCCAGACTGAATTGGTCCCCTTGGCGGCTAATCGGGACCGGCAACGCCTAGTGTTAGACATGATCGTTCAGATCTGGCACGATGCGTTGCGCCAACGGTCTCAGGAGGTGGCCGCAGCCGACCTGGCCTATCCCCAAGTCGCGCAAGCCAGTCGCCAGATTGCCCAGCGCTTACCCACGGACCGACTCTTAGCGATTCTGACGTTGACCCTGGATACGCCGGGGCAGTTGGCCGGAAACCTGAATTTTCAAAACATTTTAGAAGCATTGACTTTAGAAATCTTAACTCAAATCGCACGCTAA
- the tmk gene encoding dTMP kinase, with the protein MAGTFISFEGPDGAGKTSALTAITAQLAPQLGDRLTVTREPGGNPISESIRSIILDRANTAMDYRTEALLYAAARRQHLAETILPALRADQLVLCDRYVDSSVAYQGAGRQIGETEVAKMNEFATDGLLPDLTIYFDVPAEVGLRRIQAHRDPQKVDRLDVEKTAFHDRVRSAYLRLQTAHPERIKLIDATQSPEQVVAAALALIHQTAHAYFTTGK; encoded by the coding sequence TTGGCAGGAACGTTTATCAGTTTTGAAGGACCGGATGGCGCTGGGAAGACTAGTGCCTTGACGGCCATTACAGCACAACTCGCACCACAACTGGGCGACCGGTTGACCGTGACGCGTGAACCGGGGGGCAACCCCATCTCGGAGAGCATTCGGTCGATTATCTTGGACCGAGCGAACACGGCGATGGACTACCGGACCGAGGCCTTGCTCTATGCGGCGGCTCGGCGGCAACACCTTGCCGAGACCATCCTACCCGCGTTACGGGCGGACCAGTTGGTCTTGTGTGACCGGTACGTTGACAGTTCAGTCGCGTATCAGGGCGCTGGGCGGCAGATTGGGGAGACGGAGGTCGCTAAGATGAACGAATTTGCGACGGACGGGCTCCTGCCAGATCTGACCATCTACTTCGACGTCCCCGCTGAAGTGGGCTTACGCCGCATTCAAGCTCACCGGGATCCCCAGAAGGTCGACCGCTTGGACGTTGAGAAGACGGCCTTTCATGACCGGGTCCGATCAGCGTACCTGCGCCTGCAGACGGCCCACCCAGAACGCATCAAGTTGATCGACGCGACGCAGTCCCCAGAACAGGTCGTCGCGGCGGCCCTGGCGTTGATTCACCAGACGGCGCACGCGTACTTTACCACCGGCAAATAA